The Clostridioides sp. ES-S-0010-02 genome window below encodes:
- a CDS encoding LacI family DNA-binding transcriptional regulator → MNQKKVHYNKSATSKDVAKLAGVSQSSVSRAFGSANGKGVKPEVREKIFRVADEIGYVPNLVARGMISGKTNVIGLIVGDNLGPFYNRIINLFVEKIQEIGKQCLVFKVPRQERIDNIISRVIQFQVEAVIITASAMNKVMAETCEENNIPVILFNRFIPGIKISTVYVDPIEGGGMAAEYLIDRGHKNIGYIQFTRETSEEMEKKIGFYSKLRQNGIHNLKEESANYDYDSGYEAGKRMLALSNPPTAIFCTSDLIAMGVMDAARFEYKLKIPEDLSVMGYDDIQMASWKSYSLTTIRQPLDLLIGKTINILKILLEEDDCEPVVEMLKPELIKRDSTI, encoded by the coding sequence ATGAATCAAAAGAAAGTTCATTATAATAAATCGGCTACTTCAAAAGATGTTGCAAAATTAGCAGGAGTATCGCAGTCATCAGTTTCAAGGGCATTTGGTAGTGCAAATGGAAAAGGTGTAAAACCTGAAGTAAGAGAAAAAATTTTCCGTGTAGCAGATGAAATTGGATATGTTCCTAATTTAGTTGCAAGAGGAATGATTAGTGGCAAAACAAATGTTATAGGATTGATAGTTGGTGATAATCTAGGTCCGTTTTACAACAGAATTATTAACTTATTCGTGGAAAAGATTCAAGAAATAGGTAAACAGTGTCTTGTTTTTAAGGTTCCTAGACAAGAAAGAATAGATAATATAATTTCAAGAGTAATTCAGTTTCAAGTGGAAGCTGTGATTATTACAGCTTCAGCTATGAATAAGGTAATGGCTGAGACATGTGAAGAAAATAATATTCCTGTGATTCTTTTTAATCGTTTTATACCAGGTATAAAAATAAGTACAGTTTATGTAGACCCAATTGAAGGTGGAGGAATGGCTGCTGAATACCTAATTGATAGGGGACATAAAAATATAGGATACATTCAATTTACAAGAGAAACAAGTGAGGAAATGGAAAAGAAAATTGGATTTTATTCTAAATTAAGACAAAACGGAATTCACAACCTTAAAGAAGAATCTGCAAATTATGATTATGATTCTGGATATGAAGCTGGAAAGAGAATGTTAGCATTATCAAATCCTCCAACAGCAATTTTTTGTACAAGTGATTTGATAGCTATGGGTGTAATGGATGCCGCAAGATTTGAGTATAAATTGAAGATACCAGAGGATTTATCAGTAATGGGATATGATGATATTCAGATGGCTTCATGGAAAAGTTATAGTTTAACAACGATTAGACAACCATTAGACTTATTAATTGGAAAAACGATTAATATACTTAAAATCTTATTAGAAGAAGATGATTGTGAGCCAGTAGTTGAAATGCTTAAGCCTGAATTAATTAAAAGAGATTCTACCATTTAG
- a CDS encoding AAA family ATPase, whose protein sequence is MKMLNNFFKKINNPVPVFAQTKMERENQTDDSLSTKPKTTFRDVAGLDEVKEELFEIVDFMKSPQKYQKMGAKIPKGVLFYGPPGTGKTLLASAVAGETNSSFFNVTGSEFVEKYVGVGAKRVRTLFEKARKEAPSIIFIDEIDAVGAKRHLESNNEKDQTLNQLLVEMDGFNKDSNVLIIGATNRLDLLDEALLRPGRFDRHIHIGAPNYHTRFEILKVHTDDKPIDKSVNLELLAKKTHGFNGAHLSNIANEAAIFAVRDDSEYITAEHFDKALERVIAGLESKNSSLVEKEKKIVAYHEAGHALVSDIVGICPIQKISIVPRGQALGYVLQLPDEDRYIYTRDELIGKIKILLAGKASEELIFNHKSTGAKDDLKKVTEIANQMVCEYGMSNLGFMTIDGNDKTFLCDKIQKEANRIVESCYKETLEMLKDNLEDLHSVSKFLFEKETMTHEELKDLIGKEAVN, encoded by the coding sequence ATGAAAATGCTAAACAACTTTTTTAAAAAAATTAACAATCCAGTTCCTGTCTTTGCACAGACAAAAATGGAAAGAGAAAATCAAACAGATGATTCACTTTCTACAAAACCAAAAACTACATTTAGAGATGTAGCTGGATTAGACGAAGTAAAAGAAGAACTATTTGAAATAGTTGATTTTATGAAGTCTCCACAAAAGTATCAAAAAATGGGTGCAAAAATACCTAAAGGGGTATTATTTTATGGTCCTCCAGGAACAGGAAAAACATTACTTGCATCTGCTGTAGCTGGTGAAACAAACTCATCATTTTTCAATGTTACAGGTTCTGAGTTCGTTGAAAAATACGTAGGTGTAGGAGCAAAAAGGGTAAGAACTCTATTTGAAAAAGCTAGAAAAGAAGCTCCAAGTATAATATTTATAGACGAAATAGATGCTGTAGGAGCAAAAAGACATCTTGAAAGTAACAATGAGAAAGACCAAACGTTAAACCAACTTTTAGTTGAAATGGATGGATTTAATAAAGACTCCAATGTATTAATAATAGGTGCTACCAATAGACTTGACTTATTAGATGAAGCTTTACTTAGACCAGGAAGATTTGACAGACACATTCATATAGGTGCACCAAATTATCACACTAGATTTGAAATTCTAAAGGTACATACAGATGACAAGCCTATAGACAAATCTGTAAATCTAGAACTTTTAGCTAAAAAAACTCACGGTTTCAACGGAGCCCATCTTTCAAATATAGCAAATGAAGCAGCTATATTTGCAGTTAGAGATGACAGTGAATATATTACAGCAGAACACTTCGACAAAGCACTTGAAAGAGTTATTGCAGGATTAGAATCTAAAAACTCTTCATTAGTTGAAAAAGAGAAAAAGATAGTAGCTTATCATGAGGCTGGACATGCTCTTGTAAGTGATATCGTTGGAATTTGTCCTATACAAAAAATATCTATAGTACCTAGAGGACAAGCATTAGGTTATGTTCTTCAATTACCTGATGAAGATAGATATATTTATACTAGAGATGAACTGATTGGAAAAATAAAAATATTACTTGCTGGAAAAGCATCAGAAGAATTAATATTCAATCATAAATCTACGGGAGCAAAGGATGACTTAAAGAAAGTTACTGAGATAGCTAACCAAATGGTTTGTGAGTATGGTATGAGTAACTTAGGATTTATGACTATTGATGGAAATGATAAGACTTTCTTATGTGATAAAATTCAAAAAGAAGCTAATCGTATAGTTGAAAGTTGTTATAAGGAAACTTTAGAGATGTTAAAGGATAATCTTGAAGATTTACATTCTGTTTCTAAATTCCTATTTGAAAAAGAAACTATGACTCATGAAGAATTAAAAGATTTAATAGGAAAAGAAGCTGTAAATTAA
- a CDS encoding MFS transporter, with translation MKTTDVIENDIILGKDYSNLKRGIAFFSIALIYFFYCYNFMVGTFIKPTMIYTLAEGGFGFSLKQTEEIFAVMSFGTIPGTFIFGVISTKLGKKKTLISVALLIGLTTFIPMLSPTNIILWKIARLCTGVVLGGVFGTAMPLVADMFPSKYRGKLAAVLTALFSLAMIFGGKVYGFLGDANWQILMYTAIIPPIVGAILAFFFVPDDSEYTRELVKKGKETGEKISYVSMYKGKYLWIGLGTIILSGANFTAYSAFSNNATTYLVTGIGMTAAVAGSIYSLQGIGQLVGYLFWGSIADKFGRKVPFIGMALAAVFVFIYTKLGGNNTTAFYMISVLLGIAVGYSGAWGAYYTELFPSKYRSLSSGMSFNGGRIISTFAIPAIAGTASGALGMTTIFYISTAVFVAGAIVWLFLPETLNKKE, from the coding sequence ATGAAAACAACAGATGTGATAGAAAATGATATTATACTAGGAAAAGATTATTCAAATCTAAAAAGGGGAATTGCATTTTTTTCGATTGCTTTAATATACTTTTTCTATTGCTATAACTTTATGGTAGGTACCTTTATTAAACCAACAATGATTTATACTTTGGCAGAAGGTGGATTTGGGTTTTCATTAAAACAGACAGAAGAAATATTTGCTGTCATGTCCTTTGGTACAATTCCAGGTACATTCATTTTTGGAGTAATTTCTACAAAGCTTGGTAAAAAGAAAACTTTAATTAGTGTAGCTTTATTAATTGGGTTGACGACTTTTATTCCAATGTTATCTCCTACAAATATTATATTGTGGAAAATTGCACGTTTATGCACAGGGGTAGTATTGGGTGGTGTATTTGGAACAGCTATGCCTCTAGTTGCAGATATGTTTCCAAGCAAATATCGTGGTAAGTTAGCTGCTGTATTAACTGCATTATTTTCACTAGCTATGATTTTTGGTGGGAAAGTGTATGGATTTTTAGGTGATGCAAATTGGCAAATATTAATGTATACTGCGATTATACCACCTATAGTTGGAGCTATTTTGGCATTTTTCTTTGTACCAGATGATTCAGAGTATACAAGAGAATTAGTTAAAAAAGGAAAAGAAACAGGTGAAAAAATTAGCTATGTAAGTATGTATAAGGGGAAATATTTGTGGATTGGACTAGGAACAATTATTTTATCAGGTGCTAACTTCACAGCATACTCAGCATTTTCAAACAATGCAACTACATATTTGGTAACAGGGATAGGAATGACAGCAGCAGTAGCAGGTTCTATATATAGTTTACAAGGAATTGGGCAGTTAGTAGGATATTTATTTTGGGGTTCAATAGCAGATAAATTTGGAAGAAAAGTACCTTTTATAGGGATGGCATTAGCAGCAGTATTTGTATTTATATATACAAAACTAGGAGGAAATAATACAACAGCATTTTATATGATATCAGTATTATTAGGAATTGCTGTTGGGTATTCTGGAGCATGGGGAGCATACTATACAGAATTATTCCCAAGTAAATATCGTTCATTGTCCTCTGGAATGTCATTTAATGGAGGAAGAATTATATCTACATTTGCAATTCCTGCAATAGCTGGTACAGCTTCTGGTGCTTTAGGTATGACAACTATTTTTTATATATCAACAGCAGTATTTGTAGCAGGTGCTATTGTATGGCTGTTCTTACCAGAAACATTAAACAAGAAAGAGTAG
- a CDS encoding cell wall-binding repeat-containing protein — translation MNKKLNAKIISTGMVMTTLVTGVAQAQETAQGNTNIEKSEKTTQSKSRKEIKTSSTTYSQLADFLLQSAKSYNSNIDKKKILSGYEKKENQKVNRLDGLIMISRAFGTLSAPKGQNERVADKNVSFTDIPVSAKSHIDNLIKGGVMVNTKDKKLHGSDVITVGEVDTMVRRIWAFKGSNPKDDFYNFVNKKSLEESKLPSDEAVSGGYVDIENENTKKINSIIKKIVEGNHKKGSEEQKIKDFYLNILDMKSRNELGNKPIKKYLDAIDKAKNVKELSDIQKKSLEEIGTGGLITLSLMQDNVGEAKYALYIGTIADTHLFSSYSNDEVIENSKTFFKKLLILSGESEAQASKHVDEYINFVKKVSGGEENIDKRMTLKEMEEKIPNLELSKMLTAAGYTNLPKEIKLMNPKDLELFNKAYTNNNLEVLKTLFKIKLSEENAQFLDQKYLNVWAENFNPGADASQSKITEKDASVLTSERFNSYLGKLFVEKYFPEKSKKDIEDMIKSFVELYKERIKKLDWMSESTKKEAIKKLDKMTFVVGYPDKWESDTENVDIKGKENGGNYFDNITAFKLARLKKDAEDTGKVVPKDRFNLATFTVNAVYGMYDNAMTFPAGILQAPLYDPNASREENLGAIGAIIGHEISHAFDNSGAKYDSSGKEHDWWTKDDYREFQERCNDVVNFYDGWEIAPGVKANGKISLGENIADIGGVGAALGILSKMENPNYDKFFKSYAKSYIRLYTREYAKNSTGDEHSPNTLRVNRVLSNFEEFYKTYNITKNDGMYVAPEDRVNLWDNLDTNVKSKKMTGDDRFETAVKVSKEGWKTSNTVILVNGTDKHLVDGLSSTPLANTKNAPMLLSNGNNVDKSTMDEIKRLKASNVIVVGGEASISNSVVNQLKGVNKSMNVKRIGGKSRYETSLNIAKEMSGNNNIDTIYVSAGDGEADALSISSVAGKNNSPIILTQKDGLDKDTYDYIKSKKIKTSYFIGGETKISQKAIEQINNVTSNDVSKNRIAGNDRQETNARVIEHFYKDNSINGVILAKENNLIDALSVGPFASKENMPVVIATSSLNKEQENILDKKNSEKVYQVGGGIKLSVLNKLRLLLNK, via the coding sequence ATGAATAAAAAATTAAATGCAAAAATTATATCTACAGGAATGGTTATGACTACACTAGTTACAGGAGTTGCTCAGGCACAAGAAACTGCTCAAGGTAATACTAATATAGAAAAGTCAGAAAAAACAACACAATCTAAAAGTAGAAAAGAAATTAAAACTAGTAGTACTACATATAGTCAACTAGCTGATTTTCTTTTACAATCAGCTAAATCATATAATTCTAATATAGATAAAAAGAAAATCCTGTCTGGATACGAAAAGAAAGAAAATCAAAAAGTTAATAGACTAGATGGTCTTATCATGATAAGTAGAGCTTTTGGAACTTTATCAGCTCCAAAAGGTCAAAATGAAAGAGTGGCAGATAAAAATGTAAGTTTTACAGATATCCCTGTTTCTGCTAAGTCTCATATAGATAACTTAATAAAGGGTGGAGTTATGGTTAACACTAAAGACAAAAAACTTCATGGTAGTGATGTTATTACTGTAGGAGAAGTTGATACTATGGTTAGACGTATCTGGGCATTTAAAGGTAGCAATCCAAAAGATGATTTTTATAATTTTGTAAATAAAAAGTCTTTGGAAGAATCAAAGCTTCCAAGTGACGAAGCAGTATCTGGTGGTTATGTTGATATTGAAAATGAGAACACAAAAAAAATTAATTCTATTATTAAAAAGATAGTAGAAGGGAATCATAAAAAAGGTAGTGAAGAGCAAAAGATTAAAGATTTCTATCTTAATATACTAGACATGAAAAGCAGAAATGAACTTGGAAATAAACCAATAAAAAAATATCTTGATGCTATAGATAAAGCAAAGAATGTAAAAGAACTTAGCGATATTCAAAAAAAATCACTTGAAGAAATAGGAACTGGTGGTTTGATTACTCTTTCTTTAATGCAAGACAATGTAGGTGAAGCAAAATATGCTTTATATATAGGAACAATAGCTGATACACATTTATTTAGCTCCTATTCAAATGATGAAGTAATAGAAAATAGTAAAACATTTTTTAAAAAACTGTTAATTTTAAGTGGAGAAAGTGAAGCACAAGCTAGTAAGCATGTTGATGAGTATATAAACTTTGTAAAAAAAGTATCTGGAGGTGAAGAAAATATTGATAAGAGGATGACTTTAAAAGAGATGGAAGAAAAAATTCCAAACTTAGAGTTGTCTAAAATGCTTACTGCTGCTGGATATACTAATCTTCCTAAAGAAATCAAGCTAATGAATCCAAAAGATTTAGAACTATTTAATAAGGCATATACTAATAATAATTTAGAAGTTTTAAAAACACTTTTTAAAATAAAACTTTCTGAAGAAAATGCGCAATTTTTAGACCAAAAATATCTAAATGTTTGGGCTGAAAATTTTAATCCTGGTGCAGATGCTTCACAAAGTAAAATAACTGAAAAAGATGCATCAGTATTAACATCAGAAAGGTTCAATTCATATCTTGGAAAATTATTTGTAGAGAAATATTTTCCTGAAAAATCAAAGAAAGATATTGAAGATATGATTAAATCTTTTGTAGAATTATATAAAGAAAGAATTAAAAAACTTGACTGGATGAGTGAATCTACCAAAAAAGAAGCTATAAAAAAACTTGATAAAATGACATTTGTAGTTGGCTATCCTGATAAATGGGAATCTGATACAGAAAATGTAGACATTAAAGGTAAAGAAAATGGTGGAAATTATTTTGATAATATAACTGCTTTTAAACTTGCACGTCTAAAAAAGGATGCTGAAGATACAGGTAAGGTAGTACCAAAAGATAGATTTAATTTAGCAACATTTACTGTAAATGCAGTGTATGGAATGTATGATAATGCAATGACTTTCCCAGCAGGTATTTTACAAGCACCTTTATATGACCCAAATGCATCAAGAGAAGAAAATCTAGGTGCAATAGGTGCAATAATAGGTCATGAAATTTCTCATGCATTTGACAACAGTGGAGCCAAATATGATTCAAGTGGGAAAGAACATGATTGGTGGACTAAGGATGATTACAGAGAATTTCAAGAACGTTGTAATGATGTAGTTAATTTCTATGATGGATGGGAAATAGCTCCAGGTGTAAAAGCAAATGGTAAGATAAGTTTAGGTGAAAATATTGCAGATATAGGTGGTGTAGGAGCAGCCTTGGGAATTTTATCAAAGATGGAAAATCCAAATTATGATAAGTTCTTCAAGAGTTATGCAAAGTCATATATTAGATTATACACAAGAGAATATGCAAAGAACTCTACAGGAGATGAGCATAGTCCAAATACTTTAAGAGTAAATCGTGTCTTATCAAATTTCGAAGAATTCTATAAAACGTATAATATAACAAAGAATGATGGTATGTATGTAGCTCCTGAGGATAGAGTAAATTTATGGGATAATCTAGACACTAATGTAAAATCTAAAAAAATGACTGGAGATGACAGATTCGAAACAGCAGTAAAAGTATCTAAAGAAGGCTGGAAAACTTCAAATACTGTAATACTTGTAAACGGTACTGATAAGCACTTAGTAGATGGATTATCGTCTACTCCACTTGCAAATACAAAAAATGCACCAATGTTACTTTCTAATGGAAATAATGTAGATAAATCAACAATGGATGAAATTAAAAGATTAAAAGCATCTAATGTAATAGTTGTAGGTGGTGAAGCTTCAATATCCAATTCAGTTGTTAACCAACTAAAAGGTGTTAATAAATCTATGAATGTAAAAAGAATAGGTGGGAAATCAAGATATGAAACGTCTTTAAATATAGCTAAAGAAATGTCTGGTAATAACAATATTGATACAATATATGTAAGTGCTGGAGATGGAGAAGCTGATGCACTCTCTATTTCATCAGTAGCAGGAAAAAATAACTCTCCTATAATACTTACACAAAAAGATGGTTTAGATAAAGATACATATGATTATATTAAATCTAAAAAAATAAAAACTTCTTACTTTATAGGTGGGGAAACTAAAATCTCTCAAAAAGCTATTGAACAAATTAATAATGTAACTTCAAATGATGTATCAAAAAATAGAATTGCTGGAAATGACAGACAAGAAACTAATGCTCGTGTTATTGAACATTTCTATAAAGATAATAGCATAAATGGGGTGATATTAGCTAAGGAAAATAATCTGATTGATGCTTTATCAGTAGGTCCATTTGCCTCAAAGGAAAATATGCCAGTTGTAATAGCCACAAGTAGTTTAAATAAAGAGCAAGAAAATATATTAGATAAAAAAAACTCAGAAAAAGTATATCAAGTAGGTGGTGGCATAAAATTATCTGTACTTAATAAATTGAGACTTTTATTAAACAAATAA
- a CDS encoding ester cyclase, translating to MESTKIYYGDSLEVTPVGVMDYNDFSNQTKREQKLPGFDSKYRDFVDYIMKITHNIWEEKGIGVIYDTYHNNVTMHCGSSNLVGIKDVISNTLQTLHAFPDRRLIGQNVIWSNFGADGFLSSHRVLSTATNLGDSNFAPATGKKINFRTVIDCATTNNRIHEEWLVRDNLWIVTQLGLNPQEVAKNMAKASASKVLSLQSTYGICESMDGQFMPAKYQAKDDSVGEMMLEMTSRIYNYKYINEVKKYYHDNAVVHFICDKDLNGYDEIQGMIVSLLASIPNGSYEVERVTCNQKEKNEGYDVSVRWRLRGINEGIGFFGQPSGKHVEVMGINHYHVLQGKVKEEWMTFDGMDVLKQMYMGVEE from the coding sequence ATGGAGTCTACAAAAATTTACTATGGAGATTCACTAGAAGTAACACCTGTTGGAGTAATGGATTATAATGATTTTTCAAATCAAACAAAAAGGGAGCAGAAGTTACCTGGATTTGATTCCAAATATAGAGATTTTGTAGACTATATTATGAAAATTACACATAATATTTGGGAAGAAAAAGGTATTGGAGTTATTTATGATACATATCACAATAATGTAACAATGCACTGTGGTTCTTCTAATTTAGTTGGTATAAAAGATGTTATCTCAAATACTCTTCAAACTTTACATGCGTTTCCAGATAGAAGGCTGATTGGTCAAAATGTAATATGGTCTAATTTTGGTGCTGATGGTTTTTTGTCTTCTCATCGTGTTTTGTCGACAGCAACTAATTTAGGTGACAGTAATTTTGCTCCAGCAACTGGAAAAAAGATAAATTTTAGAACTGTAATTGATTGTGCTACTACGAACAATAGAATCCATGAAGAATGGCTAGTTAGAGATAATCTATGGATTGTTACTCAGTTAGGATTAAATCCTCAAGAAGTGGCAAAAAATATGGCAAAGGCAAGTGCATCTAAAGTATTGAGTTTACAATCAACTTATGGTATTTGTGAGTCTATGGATGGTCAATTTATGCCAGCAAAGTATCAAGCTAAAGATGATTCTGTTGGTGAAATGATGCTTGAGATGACAAGTCGTATTTACAATTATAAATATATAAATGAAGTTAAAAAGTACTATCACGATAATGCAGTAGTACATTTCATATGTGATAAAGATTTAAATGGGTATGATGAGATTCAAGGAATGATTGTAAGTTTACTTGCTTCAATTCCAAATGGCAGTTATGAAGTAGAAAGAGTAACTTGTAATCAAAAGGAAAAAAATGAAGGATATGATGTATCTGTTAGATGGAGACTACGTGGAATAAATGAAGGCATTGGATTTTTTGGACAACCTTCTGGTAAGCATGTAGAGGTAATGGGAATTAATCATTATCATGTACTACAAGGTAAGGTAAAGGAAGAATGGATGACTTTTGATGGTATGGATGTTTTGAAGCAGATGTACATGGGTGTAGAAGAGTAA
- the rpmI gene encoding 50S ribosomal protein L35 — translation MPKMKTHRGAAKRLKKTGTGKLKRAKAYKKHILTKKSAKTKMNLRKSTLVSDGDAKRIAQLLPY, via the coding sequence ATGCCTAAAATGAAAACTCATAGAGGTGCAGCAAAGAGATTAAAGAAAACAGGAACAGGAAAGTTAAAGAGAGCTAAAGCTTATAAAAAACATATATTAACTAAAAAATCTGCAAAAACTAAGATGAACTTAAGAAAATCAACTCTAGTAAGTGATGGAGATGCTAAGAGAATAGCACAATTATTACCATACTAG
- a CDS encoding translation initiation factor IF-3, protein MSKELAINEQIKDKEIRVLSPTGEQLGVMPTKEAQAMATSKNLDLVQISPNANPPVCKIMDYGKFRYEQARKDKEAKKKQKTIVVKEVRLRPGIEQNDLNTKANNAIKFLKKGDKVKVELRFRGRELGHKDIGREVMLKFLEIIKEFGEPTKAPAFEGNNMVVIIDPKK, encoded by the coding sequence ATTAGCAAAGAATTAGCAATCAATGAACAAATAAAAGACAAGGAAATAAGAGTCCTTTCACCTACAGGTGAACAACTTGGAGTAATGCCTACTAAAGAAGCTCAAGCAATGGCTACTAGTAAAAACTTAGATTTAGTTCAAATCTCGCCAAATGCAAATCCACCAGTGTGTAAGATAATGGATTATGGAAAGTTTAGATATGAGCAAGCGAGAAAAGATAAAGAAGCTAAGAAAAAACAAAAGACTATAGTTGTAAAAGAAGTAAGACTTAGACCAGGTATTGAACAAAATGATTTAAATACGAAAGCTAATAATGCTATAAAATTCCTTAAAAAAGGGGATAAAGTCAAAGTTGAACTTAGATTTAGAGGTAGAGAACTAGGACATAAAGATATAGGTAGAGAAGTTATGTTAAAGTTTTTAGAGATAATAAAAGAGTTTGGAGAACCAACAAAAGCCCCTGCATTTGAGGGTAATAATATGGTTGTAATTATAGATCCAAAAAAATAG
- a CDS encoding sodium:solute symporter: MISVIDVCIIVGYLLLMLVIGYYSGKDNKNQEDYFLAGRSMPWIPIALSVAATMISANGFIGGPGWAYMDGMYPVMVNITVPLAIFFALSITTPVIYRLKITSVYEYMGLRLGNYSRGLTIIQFFINSLIQASSMVYIPVLIIQIITGWSLYILVPIVVCVAIIYTLLGGIKAVIWTDSIQMLVVIGAVFIVSMTALKGMNLGFFDTLQIAQQSGKLNTFDFNMDVSITNTFWATLIGGTVMWIRYFCFDQSQVQRVLTSKSLKGAKNSFVVSAFVMNLAYYFMLLVGVILFVYYKGRTFETSNEIMITFILNELPVGAIGIIIAGVFAAAMSSIDSILNSMTTVFTKDIYEFYFKKDNEESSLKVTMIITMIIGIVMTCFIIMGFGGSIKSILDLVGNYISYFAGPATGAFILAMFTYKTHDKGVSIGFIIGLVLGFFISNKYNVSWLWNPAIGATITLIFGYIFSIILKNNHNIEDIKKYTVFGMRKELISQGIDKVDGVSVLPFSLGKQELIVLVFFVVQYIILFLIQF; the protein is encoded by the coding sequence ATGATTTCAGTAATCGATGTGTGTATTATAGTAGGATATTTGCTGTTAATGTTGGTTATTGGTTATTATTCAGGAAAAGATAATAAAAATCAAGAAGATTATTTCTTAGCAGGTAGGTCAATGCCATGGATTCCAATCGCTTTGTCAGTTGCTGCTACTATGATTAGTGCTAATGGATTTATAGGGGGGCCTGGATGGGCATATATGGATGGAATGTATCCAGTAATGGTTAACATTACAGTCCCTTTAGCAATATTTTTTGCACTGAGCATTACCACCCCAGTTATTTATAGATTAAAAATAACATCTGTATATGAATATATGGGACTTCGTTTAGGCAATTATTCAAGGGGCTTAACTATTATTCAATTTTTTATCAATTCATTGATTCAAGCGAGTTCTATGGTGTATATACCAGTACTTATTATTCAAATAATCACTGGTTGGTCACTTTATATTTTGGTTCCAATAGTTGTATGTGTAGCAATTATATATACACTACTAGGGGGAATTAAAGCAGTTATATGGACTGATAGTATTCAAATGTTAGTAGTAATAGGTGCTGTATTTATAGTAAGTATGACAGCACTAAAAGGAATGAATCTTGGCTTTTTTGATACATTGCAAATTGCACAACAGAGTGGTAAATTAAATACATTTGATTTTAATATGGATGTTTCAATTACAAATACTTTTTGGGCTACTCTGATTGGCGGAACTGTAATGTGGATAAGATATTTCTGCTTTGACCAATCTCAAGTTCAAAGAGTTTTGACATCTAAATCTTTAAAAGGAGCCAAAAATTCTTTTGTAGTTAGTGCATTTGTTATGAATTTAGCTTACTATTTTATGTTATTAGTAGGAGTGATTTTATTTGTTTATTATAAGGGAAGGACATTTGAAACTTCAAATGAAATAATGATTACTTTTATTTTGAATGAACTTCCAGTAGGGGCAATTGGAATTATTATTGCTGGTGTATTTGCAGCGGCGATGTCTAGTATTGATTCTATATTAAATAGTATGACAACTGTTTTTACAAAGGATATTTATGAGTTTTATTTTAAAAAAGATAATGAGGAATCGTCATTAAAAGTCACGATGATTATAACAATGATTATAGGTATTGTTATGACATGTTTTATTATTATGGGATTTGGAGGAAGCATCAAATCAATTCTTGACCTTGTTGGTAACTATATTTCATATTTTGCTGGTCCAGCTACGGGTGCATTTATATTGGCTATGTTTACATACAAAACTCATGATAAAGGGGTATCTATTGGTTTTATCATAGGATTAGTTTTAGGATTTTTTATTTCTAATAAATATAATGTGAGTTGGTTGTGGAATCCAGCAATAGGTGCTACAATAACATTAATATTTGGATATATTTTTAGTATCATTTTAAAGAATAATCATAATATAGAAGATATTAAAAAATATACTGTATTTGGTATGAGAAAAGAACTTATTTCACAAGGAATAGATAAAGTAGATGGAGTGTCTGTATTGCCATTTTCTTTAGGTAAACAAGAGTTAATTGTGTTAGTTTTTTTCGTTGTCCAATATATAATCTTATTTTTAATACAATTTTAA